Proteins co-encoded in one Vicugna pacos unplaced genomic scaffold, VicPac4 scaffold_77, whole genome shotgun sequence genomic window:
- the LOC140694645 gene encoding trafficking protein particle complex subunit 9-like: MRSTFTFRRACNMSIPDYVQCAEDHQTLPVVVQPMGIISEENFFCIYKRIFLVSRISPCGSQWALCIHYRHHYAPKNGWSGFHTHSKFVGPVTITDCLSAKAFEKLQVQRSCMAPRLKTLSYLSLCCMGR, encoded by the coding sequence ggcctgcaacatgagcatccctgactacgtgcagtgtgctgaggaccaccagactcttcccgttgtggtccaacccatGGGGATCatttcagaggagaatttcttttgcatctataaacGAATCTTCTTGGTGAGCCgtatcagcccgtgcggctcccagtgggcactctgtattcACTACAGACACCACTATGCGCCCAAGAATGGGTGGAGCGGCTTCCACACCCACAGCAAGTTCGTGGGccctgtcaccattaccgactgtctatCGGCCAAGGCCTTTGAGAAGCTGcaagtgcagaggagctgtatggcaccacgcttaaAGACTCTCAGctatttgtctttgtgctgcatggggaggtaa